One stretch of Streptomyces sp. MMBL 11-1 DNA includes these proteins:
- a CDS encoding class I SAM-dependent methyltransferase, giving the protein MPLPEESSGVPAPVVDRLGAAGYRAMIAGVRLGVFTALEARPLSVEELATTIGGDPAGVRSLVNVLVTFGYLRYDEGGVTTAAKPGPEDVELFWHEVLFEHWADVEDTIRTGTPRRGFYTWLRERPATSARLRRMLAGAAADLADDIAAALPPAATVLDIGGGHGDHTVELCRRRPDVRVTVFDLPETVTALREDAPPDRVTVRAGDYLTDDLGSGHDLVLLFNVLHGHRPEECRELFRRAAKSLSPTGSIAILDHDREPPAGLGPAAAGFLGMFDLTLWQGHGGGVHRYADLAAWLAEAGLTETRVAPLAASPLEKLLIAGRPS; this is encoded by the coding sequence ATGCCCCTGCCCGAAGAATCCTCTGGTGTCCCCGCTCCGGTGGTGGACCGGCTCGGCGCGGCCGGGTACCGGGCCATGATCGCCGGTGTCCGCCTCGGGGTGTTCACCGCGCTGGAAGCCCGCCCGCTGTCCGTCGAGGAGCTGGCCACCACGATCGGCGGTGACCCGGCCGGCGTGCGCAGCCTGGTGAACGTCCTGGTGACCTTCGGCTACCTGCGGTACGACGAGGGCGGCGTCACGACCGCCGCGAAGCCCGGCCCGGAGGACGTCGAACTGTTCTGGCACGAGGTCCTGTTCGAGCACTGGGCCGACGTCGAGGACACCATCCGTACCGGCACGCCCCGCCGCGGCTTCTACACCTGGCTGCGCGAGCGCCCCGCCACCTCGGCCCGCCTGCGCCGGATGCTCGCCGGCGCCGCCGCGGACCTGGCCGACGACATCGCCGCCGCGCTGCCTCCCGCGGCGACCGTCCTGGACATCGGGGGCGGCCACGGCGACCACACCGTCGAACTGTGCCGCCGTCGCCCGGACGTGCGGGTCACCGTCTTCGACCTGCCCGAGACGGTCACGGCCCTCCGTGAAGACGCCCCGCCGGACCGGGTGACGGTCCGGGCGGGCGACTACCTCACCGACGACCTGGGTTCCGGGCACGACCTGGTGCTGCTGTTCAACGTGTTGCACGGCCACCGCCCCGAAGAATGCCGCGAGCTGTTCCGGCGCGCGGCGAAATCGTTGTCCCCCACGGGAAGCATCGCCATCCTCGACCACGACCGGGAACCACCGGCCGGACTGGGACCCGCCGCGGCAGGGTTCCTCGGCATGTTCGACCTGACCCTGTGGCAGGGCCACGGCGGCGGCGTCCACCGCTACGCCGACCTCGCGGCATGGCTGGCCGAGGCCGGGCTCACCGAGACGCGCGTCGCGCCGCTCGCCGCCTCCCCGCTGGAGAAGCTGCTGATCGCCGGCCGGCCGTCGTGA
- a CDS encoding non-ribosomal peptide synthetase → MTIPLPPGARRLWFLEAFADGAPLHNNPAVFRLAGPVSVDALRRAADLVVARHPVLRTTCDEADGEPVGRVGPVGAADVVVLTVPAADAEAFAARAAREPFDLRTGPLFRIRLGRITPTDHILVINTHHAVVDGRSLSVLCGEISALYADPARPLPDPGAPPAVIDHDPSRRACDLVGVPDLLTLPTDRPRPRLRAFRGELRRHAVPDGLTARVDALARATRATRFVVLHAAYAATLGTTAGQDDVVVATLVSGRPGPEFAGAVGMFVNPVPLRVGIGGDPTFRELVARARRAVAAGLAGAAVPFDRIVEAVGASRDPSHAPLCQAHLVMQDPPAMALPGVRAERMLPDTGTADVDLTVMVESGGAEMAVVTEHDTDLFDGATVDGVAGRLLALLDRACAGPDLRLSALTAGPSAEAGPAAGPAGAPEPKTVLELIRFGADGLAVGELTYAELERRSAALASVLRAGGAGPEAWVAVDLPRGPDLVVAILGIWRAGAVYVPVEPLWPEPRRRAVTEAARVVLSGIPDLPEEFERVDPLLTPESLAYVLHTSGSTGSPKAVGVPHRAVAGMLARSTALVGLGADDVVAAMTSPAFDISVWELVAPLTVGARVVAMEPELVVDGPALARRLTAEAVTVVQVTPSVWAVLVAAGGVPECVRVRVSVGEALSPELAASLGGAELWNAYGPTETTIWSTAGRVRRGGRFGIGDPLDGVAVYLLNAGLRPVDDDVVGEVYLGGFPLARGYLGAPGRSATRFVADPFSPLPGARMYATGDLARRRPGGVVEFVGRVDAQLKVRGHRVEPAEVEAALRADPEVADARVAGDGDRLVAYVIPAAGRPRRPGVRERLSRVLPAYLVPSAMVSVDAFPLTSSGKLDVRALPPPAEDAAAADPLPGLETTIAEIFARLLARPVHRDDDFFLSGGHSLAAVKAVARIRATVGAEVTIRTLFAHPTVAALAAAIDGGRGSDSGAAEISDGPGMPGAVPAPPGRLSGPQHGLWILHQAGRDNGAYVVHSAFRLDGALDEADLRARFAAALAAHPVLRSAILVHDGVPRLSAAPCTDALPAKAWHTTDLSAHADPWPEAERLAARDADHPFDLTRRPLVRAHLIRTAPTTHLLTITAHHIICDDLSISILLTALTTMDPISAPRSGATAVQGPRAALSTKTSTPDLPAPARGLPGPARGFPAPAPDLPVLAPAAVGPRRRTVEFWAETLRDAPPASGPSPDHPYGTALAPTPGGSPPPESGRDPAHPRRADAAPGATHRFTVPAGLVRRFTTWCRSERATAFAGLLAVLAIVSSTRDGGDDLVVGAPVSTRPAGADDVIGMFVTTLPFRLRTNRRATPRDLLADATGVVADAMDHADISLADILTTVPAPREDHPLFRTMLVLNRETDPVSFPGLTTTPLPIDRATSRFDLTLHIREREGDWPALIDYRTDRYEADTITRIADQVLAVMEAVTRHPGLPLSHLDLLSPADRAVHTALGARSAPACPGAPDAPSPGPAVPTRPAATTVLDLIAARTARTPDATAVLDLAAAPLTYRDLDRRSSAVASRLRETGIRSEDPVAITIPSGAEAIIAILGVLKAGGCFVPIDPAQPPSRQHALITASGARTVLTRDALPATGHHEPVPIHPFQLAYVVHTSGSTGEPKGVAVQHDTLLNLTTAFIAEHGLTAAHRLLMVPPPHFDAAFGDIFPVLAAGATLVIHPDPGSLTGPDLLRLCVEHRLSAVDTAAPLWQRWVADLAGERLPLEIMMVGGDIVPAAAVRAWAKHGIPLHNHYGPTEATVCATSHRTVDGREHPTRLPIGRPLRHVRVHLLDRALRRVPVGVVGEVYIGGTAPARGYRGNPAATAAAFFADPYGAHPGARMYRTGDLARLNPQGTLEFVGRADDQVKVRGNRVEPGEVAAVLAGHPAVAEAVVVARGDRLIGYVGTRTSTTPARNAPAPAAPDPRAATPAAPDSGVGVPATPNSRAAVPDASGLRAFCADRLPAHLVPDVVVVLDALPTRSTGKVDTTALPEPPATPSVPADPPRTATERAVAAIWAAVLDRSDVDRTADFFAVGGHSLIAAHVLAAVRDRLGVTVPMRTLFTAPTVAAFAAAIDDGASADLPTIDRLRADAVPPPEIRLRTLPPPGVPPVGTPRRILLTGATGFLGRHLLAQLLAWTDADVHCLVRPGSIERLPVTDRVIPVPGDLAAPGLGLSTEDHDTLTTVDAIYHNAAVPHFAAPYDALKPAHVDATAAILRLAGDSNAPLHLISTLGVFLGDAYDGRVVTEADPPTDPSGLTSGYDLSKWVADTMAAAARGHGLSVSIHRIAAIVGDTATGTADPRSAFSRWLTGCVAAGAVPDTTEVLDMVPVDTVAAAIVALSQAPDQLCRDHHYHGDGGLTRAALAAALTSAGHPTEVVPYHRWRERMLADPAGPFAPLAFSLPEHPRPHPRFDCSRTWSAAAGAGVGFPPADERMLRRHLDFLTGAGVLSGSG, encoded by the coding sequence ATGACGATCCCGCTCCCGCCCGGGGCCCGACGGCTGTGGTTCCTCGAGGCGTTCGCCGACGGCGCACCGCTGCACAACAACCCGGCGGTGTTCCGGTTGGCCGGCCCCGTGTCGGTGGACGCGCTCCGGCGCGCGGCGGATCTGGTGGTGGCCCGGCACCCGGTGCTGCGCACCACATGCGACGAGGCCGACGGCGAACCGGTCGGACGGGTGGGCCCGGTGGGCGCCGCGGACGTCGTGGTGCTGACGGTGCCCGCCGCCGACGCGGAGGCGTTCGCGGCGCGGGCCGCACGGGAGCCGTTCGACCTGCGCACCGGGCCGTTGTTCCGGATCCGTCTGGGCCGGATCACGCCGACCGACCACATCCTGGTGATCAACACGCATCACGCGGTCGTCGACGGCAGGTCACTGTCGGTGCTGTGCGGGGAGATCAGCGCCCTGTACGCCGACCCGGCCCGGCCACTGCCGGATCCTGGTGCGCCGCCGGCCGTCATCGACCACGACCCGTCTCGCCGGGCCTGCGATCTGGTCGGTGTGCCGGACCTGCTCACCCTGCCCACCGACCGGCCCCGCCCGAGGCTGCGCGCCTTCCGGGGGGAGCTGCGCCGCCACGCCGTCCCCGACGGTCTCACCGCGCGGGTCGACGCGCTCGCCCGCGCCACCCGTGCCACCCGGTTCGTCGTGCTGCATGCCGCGTACGCCGCCACGTTGGGCACGACGGCCGGTCAGGACGACGTCGTGGTCGCCACCCTGGTGTCCGGGCGGCCGGGGCCGGAGTTCGCCGGCGCCGTCGGGATGTTCGTGAACCCGGTGCCGTTGCGGGTGGGGATCGGCGGTGATCCGACGTTCCGCGAGCTGGTGGCCAGGGCCCGCCGCGCGGTCGCGGCGGGCCTGGCCGGCGCGGCGGTCCCGTTCGACCGGATCGTCGAGGCGGTCGGCGCCTCCCGGGACCCGAGCCACGCGCCGCTGTGCCAGGCGCACCTCGTGATGCAGGACCCACCCGCGATGGCGCTCCCCGGCGTGCGCGCCGAGCGGATGCTGCCGGACACGGGCACGGCCGACGTCGACCTCACCGTGATGGTGGAGTCCGGCGGCGCGGAGATGGCCGTGGTCACCGAGCACGACACGGACCTGTTCGACGGTGCGACGGTCGACGGTGTCGCCGGGCGGCTCCTGGCCCTCCTGGACCGGGCGTGCGCCGGCCCCGACCTCCGGTTGTCGGCGCTGACCGCAGGGCCTTCGGCGGAGGCCGGGCCTGCGGCCGGGCCGGCCGGTGCTCCGGAGCCGAAGACCGTACTGGAGCTGATCCGGTTCGGCGCGGACGGCCTCGCGGTGGGGGAGCTGACCTACGCCGAGCTGGAGCGCCGTTCGGCGGCGCTGGCCTCGGTGCTGCGGGCCGGGGGCGCCGGGCCGGAGGCATGGGTCGCGGTGGACCTGCCGCGCGGCCCGGACCTGGTGGTGGCCATCCTCGGGATCTGGCGGGCGGGCGCGGTGTACGTGCCGGTGGAACCCCTGTGGCCCGAGCCGAGGCGCCGGGCCGTCACGGAGGCCGCCCGCGTCGTGCTGAGCGGGATCCCTGACCTGCCGGAGGAGTTCGAGCGCGTCGATCCCCTCCTCACTCCCGAGTCACTGGCGTACGTGCTCCACACGTCCGGGTCGACCGGCAGCCCGAAGGCGGTGGGCGTGCCGCACCGCGCGGTGGCCGGGATGCTGGCCCGGTCGACGGCGCTGGTGGGGCTGGGCGCCGACGACGTGGTGGCGGCCATGACCTCCCCCGCGTTCGACATCTCGGTGTGGGAACTGGTGGCGCCGCTGACGGTGGGCGCCCGGGTGGTCGCGATGGAGCCCGAGCTGGTGGTGGACGGCCCCGCGCTGGCGCGACGTCTGACGGCCGAGGCGGTCACGGTCGTCCAGGTCACCCCGTCGGTGTGGGCGGTGCTGGTGGCGGCCGGGGGCGTGCCGGAGTGCGTGCGGGTGCGGGTGTCGGTCGGGGAGGCGCTGAGCCCGGAGCTGGCCGCGTCGCTGGGCGGAGCCGAGCTGTGGAACGCGTACGGCCCGACCGAGACGACGATCTGGTCGACCGCCGGGCGGGTGCGCCGCGGCGGCCGCTTCGGCATCGGCGACCCGCTCGACGGCGTGGCCGTGTATCTGCTGAACGCGGGCCTGCGACCGGTCGACGACGACGTGGTCGGCGAGGTGTACCTGGGCGGCTTCCCGCTGGCGCGCGGCTATCTCGGCGCGCCCGGCCGGTCGGCGACGAGGTTCGTCGCCGACCCCTTCTCACCGCTCCCCGGCGCGCGCATGTACGCGACGGGCGACCTGGCGCGACGTCGGCCGGGCGGTGTCGTGGAGTTCGTCGGGCGGGTGGACGCACAGCTCAAGGTGCGCGGCCACCGGGTGGAACCGGCCGAGGTGGAGGCGGCGCTGCGGGCGGACCCGGAGGTCGCAGACGCCCGCGTGGCCGGTGACGGCGACCGTCTGGTGGCCTACGTGATCCCGGCCGCCGGGCGGCCCCGCCGGCCCGGGGTGCGGGAGCGGCTGAGCCGTGTCCTCCCCGCCTATCTGGTGCCGTCGGCGATGGTGTCCGTGGACGCGTTCCCGCTGACCAGCTCGGGAAAGCTCGACGTACGCGCTCTGCCCCCACCGGCGGAGGACGCCGCCGCCGCGGATCCCCTTCCGGGTCTGGAGACCACGATCGCGGAGATCTTCGCGCGTCTGCTGGCTCGCCCGGTGCACCGCGACGACGACTTCTTCCTGTCCGGCGGCCATTCCCTCGCGGCGGTGAAGGCCGTCGCCAGGATCCGGGCGACGGTCGGCGCGGAGGTGACGATCAGAACCCTGTTCGCCCACCCCACCGTCGCCGCCCTGGCCGCCGCGATCGATGGGGGCCGGGGGAGCGATTCCGGTGCTGCGGAGATTTCCGACGGCCCGGGCATGCCGGGGGCCGTGCCCGCTCCACCGGGACGGCTGTCCGGCCCGCAGCACGGACTGTGGATCCTGCACCAGGCGGGCCGGGACAACGGCGCCTACGTCGTGCACTCCGCGTTCCGGCTCGACGGCGCGCTCGACGAGGCGGACCTGCGCGCCAGGTTCGCCGCCGCTCTGGCCGCCCACCCCGTCCTGCGGTCGGCGATCCTCGTCCATGACGGCGTCCCGCGGCTGAGCGCGGCGCCCTGCACGGACGCGTTGCCGGCGAAGGCCTGGCACACCACCGATCTGAGCGCTCACGCGGACCCCTGGCCGGAGGCCGAACGCCTGGCCGCCCGGGACGCCGACCACCCCTTCGACCTGACCCGGCGCCCGTTGGTGCGAGCCCACCTGATCAGAACCGCCCCCACGACGCATCTCCTGACGATCACCGCGCACCACATCATCTGCGACGACCTGTCGATATCGATCCTGCTGACGGCCCTGACCACCATGGATCCGATCTCCGCGCCCCGGTCCGGCGCCACGGCCGTCCAGGGGCCGAGGGCCGCGCTCAGCACGAAGACCAGCACCCCGGACCTTCCGGCCCCCGCCCGGGGACTTCCGGGCCCCGCCCGGGGATTTCCGGCCCCCGCACCGGACCTTCCGGTCCTCGCACCGGCGGCCGTGGGTCCACGGCGACGGACCGTCGAGTTCTGGGCCGAAACACTCCGTGACGCCCCGCCTGCCTCCGGCCCCTCGCCGGACCACCCGTACGGCACTGCCCTGGCCCCCACGCCGGGCGGATCGCCGCCCCCGGAATCCGGCCGGGACCCGGCTCACCCCCGCCGCGCGGACGCCGCCCCCGGCGCCACCCACCGGTTCACCGTCCCGGCCGGGCTCGTCCGCCGCTTCACCACCTGGTGCAGGAGCGAGCGGGCCACCGCCTTCGCCGGTCTCCTCGCCGTCCTCGCCATCGTCTCCTCCACCCGGGACGGTGGTGACGACCTCGTCGTCGGTGCCCCGGTCAGTACCCGCCCGGCCGGGGCGGACGACGTGATCGGCATGTTCGTCACGACCCTCCCGTTCCGGCTCCGCACGAACCGTCGAGCCACCCCCCGCGACCTGCTCGCCGACGCCACCGGAGTGGTGGCCGACGCGATGGACCACGCCGACATCTCCCTGGCCGACATCCTCACCACGGTCCCCGCCCCACGGGAGGACCACCCCCTGTTCCGGACGATGCTGGTCCTCAACCGCGAAACGGACCCCGTCTCCTTCCCGGGCCTGACCACCACCCCGCTGCCGATCGACCGCGCCACCAGCCGTTTCGACCTCACCCTCCACATCAGGGAACGCGAGGGCGACTGGCCCGCCCTCATCGACTACCGCACCGACCGGTACGAGGCGGACACGATCACCAGGATCGCCGACCAGGTACTGGCGGTCATGGAGGCCGTGACCCGCCACCCCGGTCTTCCCCTGTCCCACCTGGACCTGTTGTCCCCGGCCGACAGAGCCGTCCACACCGCCCTCGGCGCCCGGTCCGCACCAGCCTGCCCCGGCGCACCGGACGCGCCGTCCCCCGGCCCGGCCGTCCCCACGCGGCCGGCGGCCACGACCGTACTGGACCTGATCGCGGCCCGGACGGCCCGGACCCCCGACGCCACCGCCGTCCTCGACCTCGCCGCCGCTCCCCTCACCTACCGCGACCTGGACCGCAGATCCTCAGCCGTCGCAAGCCGCCTGCGCGAAACCGGCATCCGGAGCGAGGACCCGGTCGCGATCACCATCCCGTCCGGCGCCGAGGCGATCATCGCGATCCTCGGCGTGCTCAAGGCGGGCGGATGCTTCGTCCCCATCGACCCCGCCCAGCCGCCCTCCCGCCAACACGCCCTGATCACCGCCAGCGGCGCGAGGACCGTCCTGACCCGCGACGCCCTCCCCGCCACCGGCCACCACGAACCCGTGCCCATCCACCCGTTCCAGCTCGCCTACGTCGTCCACACCTCCGGCTCCACCGGCGAGCCCAAGGGCGTCGCAGTTCAGCACGACACCCTCCTCAACCTCACCACCGCGTTCATCGCCGAACACGGTCTCACCGCCGCGCACCGCCTCCTTATGGTCCCGCCCCCGCACTTCGACGCCGCGTTCGGCGACATCTTCCCGGTCCTCGCGGCCGGGGCCACCCTGGTCATCCACCCCGACCCGGGCAGCCTCACCGGACCGGACCTCCTCCGGCTCTGCGTCGAGCACCGCCTCTCCGCGGTGGACACGGCGGCTCCCCTCTGGCAGCGCTGGGTGGCCGACCTCGCCGGGGAACGCCTCCCGTTGGAGATCATGATGGTCGGCGGCGACATCGTCCCGGCGGCGGCCGTCCGCGCGTGGGCGAAGCACGGCATTCCCCTCCACAACCACTACGGCCCGACGGAAGCCACCGTCTGCGCGACCAGCCATCGCACCGTCGACGGCCGCGAGCACCCCACCCGACTGCCGATCGGCCGCCCGCTGCGACACGTCCGTGTCCACCTTCTCGACCGGGCTCTGCGCCGGGTGCCCGTCGGCGTGGTCGGTGAGGTCTACATCGGAGGGACGGCGCCCGCCCGGGGGTACCGGGGAAACCCGGCCGCGACCGCCGCGGCGTTCTTCGCCGACCCGTACGGCGCCCACCCCGGCGCCCGCATGTACCGGACCGGTGACCTCGCGAGGCTGAACCCGCAGGGCACGCTGGAGTTCGTCGGCCGGGCCGACGACCAGGTCAAGGTCCGCGGCAACCGGGTGGAGCCGGGGGAGGTGGCGGCCGTGCTCGCCGGGCACCCGGCCGTCGCGGAGGCCGTGGTGGTGGCCAGGGGCGACCGCCTCATCGGCTACGTCGGCACCCGGACCTCGACCACGCCCGCCCGGAACGCACCGGCCCCGGCAGCTCCGGACCCCCGGGCCGCCACCCCGGCAGCTCCGGACTCGGGGGTAGGCGTCCCGGCCACCCCCAACTCGCGGGCCGCCGTCCCGGACGCTTCCGGCCTGCGCGCCTTCTGCGCCGACCGCCTGCCCGCCCACCTCGTGCCGGACGTCGTGGTCGTCCTCGACGCCCTTCCCACCCGAAGCACCGGCAAGGTCGACACCACCGCCCTCCCCGAACCCCCCGCCACCCCCTCCGTCCCGGCGGATCCGCCCCGGACCGCCACGGAGCGAGCCGTAGCCGCCATCTGGGCCGCCGTTCTCGACCGGTCCGACGTGGACCGCACCGCGGATTTCTTCGCTGTCGGCGGGCACTCGCTCATCGCCGCCCACGTCCTCGCCGCCGTCCGCGACCGCCTCGGCGTCACGGTGCCGATGCGCACCCTGTTCACCGCCCCCACCGTGGCGGCGTTCGCCGCAGCCATCGACGACGGTGCCTCGGCGGACCTGCCCACGATCGACCGGTTGCGCGCCGACGCCGTCCCCCCACCCGAGATACGTCTCCGCACCCTCCCCCCACCGGGCGTCCCCCCGGTCGGCACGCCGCGCCGCATCCTGCTCACCGGCGCCACCGGCTTCCTCGGCCGCCACCTCCTCGCTCAGCTCCTGGCCTGGACCGACGCCGACGTCCACTGCCTCGTCCGCCCGGGCTCGATCGAACGGCTGCCGGTCACCGACCGCGTGATCCCGGTCCCCGGCGACCTGGCCGCGCCCGGCCTCGGTCTGTCCACCGAGGACCACGACACCCTCACGACCGTGGACGCGATCTACCACAACGCCGCGGTGCCGCACTTCGCCGCGCCGTACGACGCCCTCAAACCCGCCCACGTCGACGCCACCGCCGCGATCCTGCGCCTGGCCGGCGACAGCAACGCCCCGCTGCACCTGATCTCCACCCTCGGCGTCTTCCTCGGTGACGCCTACGACGGCCGCGTCGTCACCGAGGCCGACCCTCCCACCGACCCGAGCGGCCTCACCAGCGGCTACGACCTCAGCAAGTGGGTGGCCGACACCATGGCCGCCGCCGCCCGCGGCCACGGCCTGTCCGTCTCGATCCACCGCATCGCGGCCATCGTCGGCGACACCGCCACCGGCACCGCCGACCCGCGCTCCGCGTTCAGCCGCTGGCTGACCGGATGCGTCGCCGCGGGCGCCGTCCCGGACACCACCGAGGTGCTGGACATGGTGCCCGTGGACACGGTGGCCGCGGCGATCGTCGCGCTCTCACAGGCCCCGGACCAGCTCTGCCGGGACCACCACTACCACGGCGACGGCGGCCTCACCCGTGCCGCCCTCGCCGCCGCCCTCACCTCGGCCGGTCACCCGACCGAGGTGGTGCCGTACCACCGATGGCGGGAGCGGATGCTCGCCGACCCGGCCGGGCCCTTCGCCCCGCTCGCCTTCTCCCTGCCCGAACACCCCCGCCCGCACCCGCGGTTCGACTGCTCCCGCACCTGGTCCGCCGCGGCCGGGGCGGGGGTGGGGTTCCCCCCGGCCGACGAGCGAATGCTGCGCAGGCACCTGGACTTCCTCACCGGTGCCGGCGTGCTTTCCGGAAGTGGATGA
- a CDS encoding DUF6875 domain-containing protein produces the protein MLSHPAGDVALFEPDHPDLPAPAEVVLAWARSYLCRPHPDLGRGGDVCPYTALSLERGGLFLALHPGRPDLRAVMTAYRDWFPDLPPREGPGARFRTVLVVLPDVTPGEIDRTQRELKPGFVERGLMIGEFHPGPPSSPGLWNADFRPMRSPLPLLAVRHMVSADAPFLRADPEHLAAYRRRFGDRGAER, from the coding sequence ATGCTGAGCCACCCGGCGGGTGACGTCGCGCTGTTCGAGCCGGACCACCCGGATCTGCCTGCCCCCGCCGAGGTGGTGCTGGCGTGGGCGCGGTCCTACCTGTGCCGACCGCATCCCGATCTGGGACGGGGCGGCGACGTCTGCCCGTACACGGCCCTCTCCCTGGAGCGGGGCGGGCTCTTCCTCGCCCTGCACCCCGGGCGGCCGGACCTGCGGGCGGTGATGACCGCCTACCGCGACTGGTTCCCCGACCTGCCGCCGCGTGAGGGGCCGGGGGCCCGGTTCCGGACCGTCCTGGTGGTGCTGCCGGACGTCACGCCCGGGGAGATCGACCGCACGCAGCGGGAGCTGAAGCCAGGTTTCGTGGAACGCGGCCTGATGATCGGTGAGTTCCACCCGGGACCGCCGTCCTCGCCCGGTCTGTGGAACGCGGACTTCCGGCCGATGCGCAGCCCACTGCCGTTGCTGGCGGTGCGGCACATGGTGTCCGCCGACGCGCCGTTCCTGCGGGCGGACCCGGAGCATCTGGCGGCGTACCGGCGCAGGTTCGGCGACCGAGGAGCGGAACGATGA
- a CDS encoding FAD-dependent oxidoreductase, whose translation MNVVVVGAGMAGTMLAIRLARRGHRVDVVERRGDPRGTGGPEAVSISIGLSERGRAALRDIGLLEEALARAVPMRGRAVHHSGRVTYQPYGADDTEVLHSVRRHDLNLTLLDAAASVPGVRLWFGHRVTGLAGTEVRTPARTFPADLVVGADGAYSTVRTHLHRRVRGEFHRTHLDWGYREFTIPAVDRPEALHVWPSRRGLVVAHPNPDGSLTGTVFLPFDGDTGFSGLRDPARAGAFLAEEFGDLTDLVPDLVTQFLAHEPGSLVSVRTAPWQHDRVVLVGDAAHAVFPFYGQGMNAAFEDCAVLDACLAEHAPGDALAAFEARRRPHTDVLAELSARNFVELRDRVRSPVFLARRRIDFALGSLVPGWRTLYAMISHSSLPYGDALARARRQNRLLGGLAGLGGATLLAAALRKRSGGC comes from the coding sequence ATGAACGTCGTCGTCGTCGGAGCGGGCATGGCCGGAACCATGCTGGCGATCCGGCTGGCCCGCCGGGGCCACCGGGTGGACGTGGTGGAGCGGCGCGGAGACCCGCGCGGTACGGGGGGCCCGGAAGCCGTGTCGATCAGCATCGGGCTCTCCGAACGCGGGCGGGCGGCGTTGCGCGACATCGGCCTCCTGGAGGAGGCCCTGGCCAGAGCCGTCCCCATGCGGGGGCGGGCCGTCCACCACAGCGGCCGGGTCACCTACCAGCCCTACGGCGCGGATGACACCGAGGTGCTCCACTCGGTCCGCCGCCACGACCTCAACCTCACCCTCCTCGACGCCGCCGCATCGGTTCCCGGAGTGCGGCTGTGGTTCGGGCACCGTGTCACCGGCCTGGCCGGCACCGAGGTGCGGACCCCGGCCCGGACGTTCCCGGCGGATCTCGTCGTGGGCGCGGACGGCGCGTACTCGACCGTGCGCACGCACCTGCACCGCCGGGTGCGCGGCGAGTTCCACCGGACGCACCTGGACTGGGGCTACCGGGAGTTCACCATCCCGGCCGTCGACCGACCGGAGGCGTTGCACGTGTGGCCGAGCCGGCGGGGACTGGTGGTGGCACACCCCAACCCGGACGGATCGCTGACCGGCACCGTGTTCCTGCCGTTCGACGGCGACACCGGGTTCTCGGGGCTGCGCGACCCGGCGCGGGCCGGGGCGTTCCTGGCCGAGGAGTTCGGCGACCTGACCGACCTGGTGCCGGACCTGGTCACGCAGTTCCTCGCACACGAACCGGGCAGCCTGGTCTCGGTGCGCACCGCGCCGTGGCAGCACGACCGTGTCGTCCTCGTCGGCGACGCCGCACACGCCGTGTTCCCGTTCTACGGACAGGGGATGAACGCCGCGTTCGAGGACTGCGCGGTGCTCGACGCGTGTCTCGCCGAGCACGCCCCGGGCGACGCGCTCGCCGCGTTCGAGGCCCGCCGCCGCCCGCACACCGACGTGCTGGCCGAGTTGTCCGCGCGCAACTTCGTGGAGCTGCGCGACCGGGTGCGGTCACCGGTGTTCCTGGCCCGCAGACGGATCGACTTCGCGCTCGGCAGCCTGGTACCGGGGTGGCGGACGCTGTACGCGATGATCAGCCACAGCAGCCTCCCGTACGGCGACGCGCTCGCCCGGGCCCGCCGGCAGAACCGCCTCCTCGGTGGGCTCGCCGGGCTCGGCGGAGCGACGTTGCTCGCCGCGGCGCTGCGGAAGCGGAGCGGGGGATGCTGA